Genomic window (Theileria annulata chromosome 4, complete sequence, *** SEQUENCING IN PROGRESS ***):
CAAGTGAAACGTCAGAATTAACGAAAAAGAGGAAAATATTAGAGTTTTTAGAAAAGTTCAAGGGTCATGTAAATAAAAGGAAACCGTATAGAGCAAGATTCTTGGGAACGTATGAAGAGTTTGTAATTTGTCCATGTGAAACTGGCCGAATATTGGTCTGGTGTATATCAGCGCCAGGGTATTTTCCACCAGGTCGTGTGGAGGAGAAAGTTGAATACATAGAACTGCCtattaaaaacaaatttttcGTGGACTTTAGGATAAAAGATAAGTATTTGCTGGACAATCTAAATATCTACAACTTATACGAATGGGTAAATGTATACAGAATGATCAACGATTACAACAAGGAACTTGAAAATCCAGTCCAACAAGAAGGATGTTTAGCATTCATAGGACACAAAGATGACGAAAATAAAGATATTAATCCTGGAAAAGATATTTTATTAGTATCTGTGAACaaagaaaatgaattaaagTATTCGGCAATTGatatcaaatattttaaataattcttGACACAAAAAGCAATCGTATAATGAGAGCGCATTGAGTTCAgaatgtaaattttaagtaaatatatttatttgtttttaattttaacaattatTCGTTAATGTGTACATGATTTTACAAGGATTCCTTATTAAATAGCCCAAGAATCAAAACAACAATTACTAAGAATGTTAAGACatatattaacattataaagacataattttagtttattaaatatgtaattgcttaatttattttaatgtttgttgATGTTCTGAAATGAGCATTATCGCAAGGGAATTGCTTAAGCGGCAATTTTTGGGTACTTtacataataatagtaagaataaataattcgTTTAGAAATTACAAGAGATGTTAATTCTATGTTTTCCGTCGGTTTAGAAGACGACAATTACTTCAAGTGGAGAGTTTGCTTCGAAGGACCTTCTGAAACCCCTTATGAAGGAGGAATATTCACCGTAATCATGACATTTCCTGAAGACTTCCCAAACAATCCCCCCGAGATGTTCTTTAAGAATCAAATGTGGCACCCGAATATATATCCAGACGGCAGAGTTTGCATAAGTATACTGCATCCACCAGGTTCCGACAGGTACAATGAACAGGAGCTACCTAATGAGCGATGGAGACCTATTCTGGGAGTTGAGACCATTCTTATAAGTGTAATTTCAATGCTAGGTTAGTTTTTACccttaatttattctagttatttttaaaccctatttattttttcaattaaCTAACCCATTTTCACTAAATATTGTAGGAGAACCTAATTTAGAATCTCCCGCAAACGTCGACGCGGGTGTTCAACTTAAAAATGATCCTAAAGAATATCGCAAAAAGGTCAAAATGTTGACCAGGAAAACACTAGAATAATTTCTTAACAATTTCATGTAACGTGTACCATTTgtcaaatttaatttatgtttgGTAGATAGTTTGATTTGTAATGTACATAGTATAGACTAAAACGTATGTGTAGTTTAGTAAGTAACAAATTAGTGAGTTAGTTGAGcttaattttcttttttaaCTTTGAGTATGTTTCAAATAGCTTGTGCTTGTATTCCTTGTAGCGCTTCTTGTACTTGTTTTTACAGAATTTGTCCTTTGGTTGTTTGAAATTGTCTGAAAGGACAGAATGTTGACTAGATTTGGTTTTAGAAAGGAATAGTTTACGATCATCAAGAATTAAAGAGGATTTAAGGAGCTCAGAAAGAGCATAGTCGTTaacaaattcaataaaAGCATACCCTTTTGATTTACCAGAAGAGTCCCTGCAAATTTTTAGGCTTTTAATAGGACCAAACTTCTCCTCCAAGTACTCCTTCAACCTCGTTTCATCGGTGGTGTAGTTCAGATTGCACAAATAAAACTCGCGTTCGCATCCAGACTCAGAACCCTCAGTGTTAGTTGAGTTAGCAGAATCATCCCTAGGTTCTGGAAAATTGGAACCGGACTTATTAATCATAGGAGTTGAAGGTAAAATTAGAAACTCCAGCTGGTCGTGGTTGACGTTAATGGGCCAACCGTATTCGTTTATAAACTTGTAAATCACACGCTTAGAAGCATTCTCAAACCCAAACTCGACATAAAATCCCAACTTATCCAAGTCATCAACGTTCTCACCATGGGTGGGATGAGAGGTCCGGACTTCTTTGACCTTGAAGCCGTTGATGTTGAAGAAATCAGTCAAAACAAGCTTCAGCTTGGTTAAATTATACTTGGTATTAAGCATCCTTACAAAGACGACCTTGTCCTCGAAAAGAGGTTTTGTGGGTTTTGAGAGTTGAGCTGAGAGACTTGTGAACTTATTTTTACAGGAATCGATAGCAGATAAAGCTTCAGAGTTTGTTGAAAACTCCACGT
Coding sequences:
- a CDS encoding ubiquitin-conjugating enzyme E2, putative (SMART UBCc (SM00212) at aa 20-170, E()=1.24e-50), producing MSIIARELLKRQFLGTLHNNKITRDVNSMFSVGLEDDNYFKWRVCFEGPSETPYEGGIFTVIMTFPEDFPNNPPEMFFKNQMWHPNIYPDGRVCISILHPPGSDRYNEQELPNERWRPILGVETILISVISMLGEPNLESPANVDAGVQLKNDPKEYRKKVKMLTRKTLE